The Armatimonadota bacterium DNA segment TCCGCCCTAAACCCTGCCCGTCCCTCGGACGTCTCGGACAGGGAGGTCGGGCCGGTACACGACGGAGGAGAGCGGTGGGTTGGCGTCTGACGGCGGACGGCATTCGCACCGGTCTGCTGGTGATGGCCACGCTGATGGCGGGCGGCTGCGGGAGCGCCGGCGCGCTCCCGCAGCCGCCAGGGGATCCCGTCTGGGGGGTCTCCACCGGCGCCGGCTTCCCGGCTCCGGTGACCCCCCAGGCGTTCCAGCTGGCCAGTCAGGCCGGCATCGGGTACGTGCGCTTCGCCGTCGGGCAGAGCCGCGTCCAGCCCACCGGGCCGGTGGACTGGAACGACGCCATCTGGACGCAGGTGGTCTCAGAGGCTGCCGGCCTGGGGCTGCGGCTGCTCGTGCAGCTGGGCTGGCCGCCGGCGTGGAACTCCTCCGCGCCGCCGGGCACTCCCGCAGAAGAGGTGATCTTCTACCCGCCCCGGGACGAGCGGGCCTGGCGGGAGTTCGTGGCCCGCTTCGTCGGGCAATACCCGCAGGTGCTGGACTGGGAGGTCTGGAACGAGCCGGACCTGCTGGGCGCCTGGCGGGGCACGCCGCAGCAGTACGCCTACTGGCTCCAGGTGACCGCCCAGGCCGTCCGCAGCGCCAACCCGCGCGCCCGGGTGGTGCTGGGCGGGCTGGCCCTGGGCGGCAGGCTGCTCGACCCGGACTTCCTGGAAGACATCCTGAGCGACCCGCAGTACCCGGCGGGGCCGAACTTCGACGTGATGACCGCCCACGTCTACCGCCCGGAGTGGATGCAGGCGAAGATGGACTACGTGCGGTCCACCCTGACCCGCTTCGGGGTCGGAGACAGGCCGATCTGGGTCACGGAGACCGACTACCCCAGCGACCCGGCCGAGCAGGCCGCCAAGGGGTTCACCGACCCGCGCTACCAGGGACCGCAAGGCCAGGCGCAGTGGCTGCGGGACCACCTGCCGGTCCTGCGCTCGCTGGGGGCGGCCAAGGTCTTCTGGTTCAAGCTGCACGACTCCGACGCCAACCCGGAGGCGCGCAGCTACGGCGTCCTGGACGGGGCGGCCCGGCCCAAGCCCGCCTACGACGCCTATCGGGAGCTGATCCAGACCACGCCCTGAGGCCCTTGCCGTCGCGCAGACGGCCCGTTCGTGTTACCCTAAGAGGAAAGCCTTGTCGGCCCCCGGCCGGCCACCGTCGAGGGCCCGCAGCGGCGACAGCGCCGGCCGCCGGTGACCACGGTGAAGTGGCTCGAGCAGCGCCGCCATCAGAGCGCGTTTCAGGACCTGCCCCGGGACGTGCAGGAGCTCATCGCCCGGGTCCGGGCGCACTTCCCCCGCGCCGACCTGGACGTCCTGCGCGACGCCTACCTCTTCGCTGAGGAGGCCCACCGCGGCCAGACCCGCGCCTCCGGCGAACCCTACGTCCAGCACTCCCTGGCCGTGGCCCGCATCCTGGCCGACCTGCGGCTGGACCCGGTGACCCTCGCCGCGGCGTTGCTGCACGACGTGGCCGAGGACACGGGGGTCACCCTCCAGCAGGTGGAGGAGCGCTTCGGCGCGGAGATCGCCGGGCTGGTCGACGGCGTCACCAAGCTGGGCCGCATCCAGTGGCAGACGCGCGAGGAGCGGCAGGCGGAGAGCCTGCGCAAGATGTTCCTCGCCATGGCCAACGACATCCGCATCGTGCTCATCAAGCTGGCCGACCGGCTGCACAACATGCGCACCCTGGCCCCCCTGCCCGAGTGGAAGCGCAAGCGCACCGCCCAGGAGACCCTGGACATCTACGCACCGCTGGCCGAGCGGCTGGGCATCGGGCAGCTCCAGTCGGAGCTGGAGGACCTGGCCTTCCGCGAGCTCAACCCCGAGGCCTACCAGGACATCGCCACCCAGCTGGCCCAGGCGGAGGAGCAGCGCACGGCCTTCCTCGACCGGGTGATCGACGTGCTGCACCGGGAGCTCAACCGCGCGGGGATCCGGGTGGAGCGCTACAGCATCAGCGCCCGGCCGAAGCACATCTACTCCATCTGGCGGAAGATGCAGCGGCCCAAGTATGCGGGGGCCTCGGTGGCCCGCATCTACGACCGGCTGGGCGTGCGCATCATCGTCGACACGGTGCCGGAGTGCTACGCGGCGCTGGGCGTGGTCCACTCGCTGTGGCGGCCCATCCCCGGCGAGTTCGACGACTACATCGCCAACCCGAAGACCACCGGCTACCAGTCCCTGCACACCGCGGTCCTCTACGAGGGGGAGCCGCTGGAGATCCAGATCCGCACCGCCCAGATGCACCACGAGGCGGAGTACGGCATCGCCGCCCACTGGAAGTACAAGGAGGGGAAGCCGGCCGAGCGCGCCCTGGAGCAGAAGCTCTCCTGGCTGCGCCAGCTCCTGGAGTGGCACCAGGAGGTGCAGGACGCCCGCGCCTTCGTCCAGTCGGTGCGGCTCGACCTCTTCCAGAACGAGGTCTTCGTCTTCACCCCCAAGGGCGACGTGGTCGACCTGCCGGCCGGCGCCACCCCCATCGACTTCGCCTACCGCATCCACACCGAGGTGGGGCACCGGGCCACCGGCGCCCGGGTGAACGGGCGGCTCGTCCCTCTCTCCTACCGGCTGCGCACGGGGGACATCGTCGAGATCATCACCAGTAAGACCGCCAGCGGACCCAGCCGCGACTGGCTGACCTTCGTCGCCACCAGCAACGCCCGCACGAAGATCAAGCAGTGGTTCAAGCGGGAGCGGCGCGAGGAGAACATCCAGCGGGGGCGGGAGCTGCTGGAGAAGGAGCTGCGGCGCACCGGCGGAGGGGTGGCGGCCCTGCGGACGGAGCGCCTGCGGGAGGTGGCCCGCACCCTCGGGCTGCCCTCGGAGGAGGAGCTCCTGGCGGCGGTGGGCAACGGCGACGTCTCGATCCTCTCCGTCGTCCAGGCGCTGCGGGGAGAGACCCCGGCGGCGGCCGAGCCGGCGCCGCCCGACGGCGCCGCCCCTCCGGCGGCCCGGGGGGCGCGGGGGGGCGTGCGCGTGCGCGGCGTCGACAACGCGCTCGTGCGCTTCTCCCGCTGCTGCACCCCGCTGCCGGGGGACCGCATCGTCGGGTACGTGACGCGCGGGCGCGGGGTCGCCGTCCACCGGGCCGACTGCCCGAACATGGCCTTCCTGCGCAGCCACCCCGAGCGCCTCCTGGAGGTGGAGTGGGAGAGCCTGCAGAACGGCAGCTACCCGGTCGAGGTGGAGGTGGAGGCCTTCGACCGGGTGGGCCTGCTCAAGGACGTGCTGGCGGCCATCGCCGAGTCCCGCACCAATGTCGTCTCGGTGAACGCGCGGGTGCGCAAGGACAAGGTGGCCATCGTGAACATTGTGCTGGACGTGCACAACCTGGAGCAGCTCCGCTCCGTGGTCCAGAGGGTCAGCCAGGTCAGCGATGTCTTCAATGTCGAGCGGGTCCTCCCGGAGTAGGGAGCGGCCCGCGGTGCGGGGGCGCCCCGGCCGGCGGCCCGCGGGGGCGGCCGGCGGCCGCGCGGCGGCCGCGGTGGTGCGCCGCCAGGTGGAGGCGCTCAACCGCCGCGACCTGGAGGCCCTCGTGGCGCTCTACGCCGAGGACGCGGTGCTGGAGTTTCCCTCGAGCCCGGCCGTGCGCGGCCGCGAGCACATCCGGCGGGCTTTCGAGGGCTTCTTCCGCGAGTGGGAGGAGGTGGTGACGCTGGACGCGCTCCTGGTGGACGGGGACCGGGTCTCCGCCGAGGGGACGGTGACGGGGCGCCACCGCACCATCCACCTGCGCCTCCCGGGCCGCGTCCCCGCCGCCCCGCGCGCCTACCGCCACCCCTTCGCGGCCTTCTGGGAGGTGCGGGACGGGCGGATCACCCGCCACCGCGTCTATTACGACGCCCGCGAGCTGGTCCGCCAGCTCCTCCACGGGTAGGGCGGGCGCCGCAGGGGAGGGAGCGGATGTCCCTCGGCGAGGGGCCCCGGACGCGGGGCCGCACCGCGCAGCGCGTCAGCCTGTTCACCGAGTCGGTCATCCGGGAGATGACCCGGGTGGCCACCCTCCACGGGGCCATCAACCTGGCCCAGGGGTTCCCCGACTTCGACCCGCCCGCCGAGCTCCTGGAGGCGGCCGTGGCGGCGCTGCGGGAGGGCTACAACCAGTACGCCATCACCTGGGGCTCGCCGCGCCTGCGGGCGGCCATCGCCGAGAAGTTCGCCTGGTACAACAGCGTGGAGGTGGACCCCGACCGCCACGTCACCGTGACCTGCGGCGCCACCGAGGCGATGATGGCGGCGCTGCTGGCGGTGGTCGACCCCGGGGACGAGGTGGTCGTCTTCGAGCCCTTCTACGAGAACTACGGGCCCGACGCGCTGCTGTCGGGAGCGGTGCCGCGGTACGTGCGGCTGGACCTGGACCGGCCGGGCATCCCCTTCGACCCGGACGAGCTCCGCGCTGCCGTCACCCGGCGCACCCGCGCCATCATCGTGAACACGCCGCACAACCCCAGCGGCAAGGTCTTCACCCGCCCGGAGCTCGAGCTCATCGCCGACCTGTGCCGCACCGTCGACGCCTTCGCCATCACCGACGAGGTCTACGAGCACCTCCTCTACGACGGCGCCGCGCACTGCTCGCTGGCGGCGCTGCCGGGCATGGCCGAGCGCACCATCACGGTGAACAGCCTCTCCAAGACCTACAGCGTCACCGGATGGCGGGTGGGGTGGTGCATCGTCCGCGACGCCGCGGTGACCGACGGCATCCGGCGGGCGCACGACTTCCTCACCGTGGGGGCGGCGGCGCCGCTGCAGGAGGCGGGGGCGGTGGCACTGCGCTTCCCGCGCTCCTACTACGCGGAGCTGGCCGCCGCCTACCAGGCCCGGCGCGACCGCCTGGTGGCGATCCTGCGGCAGGCCGGCTTTCGTCCCGTGGTCCCGCAGGGCGCCTACTACGTGATGGCCGACTTCACGGCGCTCGGCGGCGAGGACGACGTGGCCTTCGCCCACCGGCTGGCCGCCGAGGGCGGGGTGGCGACGGTGCCTGGCTCCTCCTTCTTCCACGACCCCGCGCTGGGGCGCCGGTACGTGCGCTTCGCCTTCCCCAAGCGCGCGGAGACGCTGGAGGCGGTGGCGACGCGGCTCGGGCAGGTGCGGGAGCGGGTCGGCGGCTGATGCGCCTGGTCGTCCAGCGCGTGCGCCGGGCGGCGGTGCGCGTGGACGGGGCGGTGGTGGGGGAGATCGGCCGCGGGGTCGTCGCGTTCGTGGGGGTGCGCCGCGGCGACACAGCGGCGGTGGCGCGCGAGCTGGCGGCCAAGCTCGTCCACCTGCGCATCTTCGAGGACGACGCCGGGAAGATGAACCGCTCCCTGCTGGAGGTGGGGGGCGCGGTGCTGAGCGTCTCCCAGTTCACCCTCTACGCCGACACCACCCGCGGGCGGCGGCCGTCCTTCCTCGAGGCGGCCGAGCCCGCCGCCGCCGAGGCGCTCTACGAGGTCTTCAACGACGCCCTGCGCGCGCACGGTGTCCCCGTGGCCACGGGGCGGTTTGGGGCGGTGATGCTGGTGGAGATCCACAACGAGGGGCCGGTGACGATCCTGCTAGAGCGCGAGGCGGGGGGCGGGCCCGCCGGCTAGGCGGTCAGCACCAGCCCTCGGTCGATCGCCTCGGCCACCTCGGAGAGGTCCTTCACGGTGTCGACGCCGCGCCAGAAGGCTCGCGCACGGAAGGCGCCCAGGCGGCGCTGCGCGCTGAGCTGCGGGAAGGTGGTGACCTCGTGGTCCCCGCGGTCGGGCAGGAGCGGGATCACCTCCGGGGTGAGGATGTAGATGCCGGCGTTGATCCAGTAGGGCAGCTGCGGCTTCTCCCGGAAGCCGGCCACCCGCTCCTCCCCGTCCACCTCGACGATGCCGTAGGGGCTGACGAAGGGGACGACGACGACGGTGGCCGGCAGCCCCGCCCGGCGGTGGGCGGCGACGGCGTCGGCCAGGCGCAGGTCGGTGATGACGTCGCCGTTGGTGGCCACGCACGGTTCGTCCGGCCCGAGCGGCAGGCGGCCCAGGCCGTGCTTGAGCCCGCCGCCGCGGCCCAGCGGTTCCGCCTCCACCGCGTACTCGAGGGCCACGCCCACGCGCCCGCCGTCCCCGAAGTACTCCTGGATCACCTCGTGCCGGTAGCCGCAGGCGATGACGGCGCGGTCGACCCCCTCGCGGCGCAGCCAGCGCAGCTGGTACTCCAGCAGCGGGACGCCGCGGATCTCCACCATGGCCTTGGGGCGGTCCTGCGTGAAGGGGCGCAGCCGCTCGCCCTTGCCGCCCGCGAGGATCACGGCCTGCATGCGCGTCCTCCGGTCCGCTGACGTCCGGTGGCGCACCGCCCGCGGCGGCCACCGGCGGCGAGGGCCTCAGGCGGCGAGGCCTCAGCCGCTCTGATTCTACCGGGGCGCCTCCACACCCTACCCGCCGTCGGGTAGCATGCTCCGCAGATGGGACGCGCCACGCTCCTCTGGGTGCCGGCGCCGGTCCGCCCCACCGTGCGCGTCGACCTGGCGGCGGCCATCCTCTACGGCCTCTTCGGCGGGCTGACCCTGCCGTTCGTCGCCGTCATGGGGCGGCGGC contains these protein-coding regions:
- a CDS encoding cellulase family glycosylhydrolase, producing the protein MGWRLTADGIRTGLLVMATLMAGGCGSAGALPQPPGDPVWGVSTGAGFPAPVTPQAFQLASQAGIGYVRFAVGQSRVQPTGPVDWNDAIWTQVVSEAAGLGLRLLVQLGWPPAWNSSAPPGTPAEEVIFYPPRDERAWREFVARFVGQYPQVLDWEVWNEPDLLGAWRGTPQQYAYWLQVTAQAVRSANPRARVVLGGLALGGRLLDPDFLEDILSDPQYPAGPNFDVMTAHVYRPEWMQAKMDYVRSTLTRFGVGDRPIWVTETDYPSDPAEQAAKGFTDPRYQGPQGQAQWLRDHLPVLRSLGAAKVFWFKLHDSDANPEARSYGVLDGAARPKPAYDAYRELIQTTP
- a CDS encoding bifunctional (p)ppGpp synthetase/guanosine-3',5'-bis(diphosphate) 3'-pyrophosphohydrolase, which gives rise to MTTVKWLEQRRHQSAFQDLPRDVQELIARVRAHFPRADLDVLRDAYLFAEEAHRGQTRASGEPYVQHSLAVARILADLRLDPVTLAAALLHDVAEDTGVTLQQVEERFGAEIAGLVDGVTKLGRIQWQTREERQAESLRKMFLAMANDIRIVLIKLADRLHNMRTLAPLPEWKRKRTAQETLDIYAPLAERLGIGQLQSELEDLAFRELNPEAYQDIATQLAQAEEQRTAFLDRVIDVLHRELNRAGIRVERYSISARPKHIYSIWRKMQRPKYAGASVARIYDRLGVRIIVDTVPECYAALGVVHSLWRPIPGEFDDYIANPKTTGYQSLHTAVLYEGEPLEIQIRTAQMHHEAEYGIAAHWKYKEGKPAERALEQKLSWLRQLLEWHQEVQDARAFVQSVRLDLFQNEVFVFTPKGDVVDLPAGATPIDFAYRIHTEVGHRATGARVNGRLVPLSYRLRTGDIVEIITSKTASGPSRDWLTFVATSNARTKIKQWFKRERREENIQRGRELLEKELRRTGGGVAALRTERLREVARTLGLPSEEELLAAVGNGDVSILSVVQALRGETPAAAEPAPPDGAAPPAARGARGGVRVRGVDNALVRFSRCCTPLPGDRIVGYVTRGRGVAVHRADCPNMAFLRSHPERLLEVEWESLQNGSYPVEVEVEAFDRVGLLKDVLAAIAESRTNVVSVNARVRKDKVAIVNIVLDVHNLEQLRSVVQRVSQVSDVFNVERVLPE
- a CDS encoding nuclear transport factor 2 family protein yields the protein MRGRPGRRPAGAAGGRAAAAVVRRQVEALNRRDLEALVALYAEDAVLEFPSSPAVRGREHIRRAFEGFFREWEEVVTLDALLVDGDRVSAEGTVTGRHRTIHLRLPGRVPAAPRAYRHPFAAFWEVRDGRITRHRVYYDARELVRQLLHG
- a CDS encoding aminotransferase class I/II-fold pyridoxal phosphate-dependent enzyme: MSLGEGPRTRGRTAQRVSLFTESVIREMTRVATLHGAINLAQGFPDFDPPAELLEAAVAALREGYNQYAITWGSPRLRAAIAEKFAWYNSVEVDPDRHVTVTCGATEAMMAALLAVVDPGDEVVVFEPFYENYGPDALLSGAVPRYVRLDLDRPGIPFDPDELRAAVTRRTRAIIVNTPHNPSGKVFTRPELELIADLCRTVDAFAITDEVYEHLLYDGAAHCSLAALPGMAERTITVNSLSKTYSVTGWRVGWCIVRDAAVTDGIRRAHDFLTVGAAAPLQEAGAVALRFPRSYYAELAAAYQARRDRLVAILRQAGFRPVVPQGAYYVMADFTALGGEDDVAFAHRLAAEGGVATVPGSSFFHDPALGRRYVRFAFPKRAETLEAVATRLGQVRERVGG
- the dtd gene encoding D-aminoacyl-tRNA deacylase; translated protein: MRLVVQRVRRAAVRVDGAVVGEIGRGVVAFVGVRRGDTAAVARELAAKLVHLRIFEDDAGKMNRSLLEVGGAVLSVSQFTLYADTTRGRRPSFLEAAEPAAAEALYEVFNDALRAHGVPVATGRFGAVMLVEIHNEGPVTILLEREAGGGPAG
- a CDS encoding nucleotidyltransferase family protein, whose product is MQAVILAGGKGERLRPFTQDRPKAMVEIRGVPLLEYQLRWLRREGVDRAVIACGYRHEVIQEYFGDGGRVGVALEYAVEAEPLGRGGGLKHGLGRLPLGPDEPCVATNGDVITDLRLADAVAAHRRAGLPATVVVVPFVSPYGIVEVDGEERVAGFREKPQLPYWINAGIYILTPEVIPLLPDRGDHEVTTFPQLSAQRRLGAFRARAFWRGVDTVKDLSEVAEAIDRGLVLTA